A single genomic interval of Lathyrus oleraceus cultivar Zhongwan6 chromosome 7, CAAS_Psat_ZW6_1.0, whole genome shotgun sequence harbors:
- the LOC127102577 gene encoding agamous-like MADS-box protein AGL29, whose protein sequence is MESKKKTRGKQKLVMRKIEDIDNLFVTFTKRKTGIYNKATELSTLCGAKVDILMISPTGNPFCYGEPSSKSLVRTSLKEETSSMEDLIKRQMVEKLNMKNDQLMDEIHVAKAQRETLTASNSSGWWEIKEKGRYDHKIDEHIKNITHQMINEVISQGGEIDSHANYFLDKWNGFGSDPTCRFGSNNNGSEIEAGERSNHYDPKNKGKSIMFGGASGSGTES, encoded by the exons ATGGAATCAAAGAAAAAAACAAGAGGAAAACAAAAGTTAGTGATGAGGAAGATTGAAGATATAGACAATCTCTTTGTAACAtttacaaaaagaaaaacagGTATTTACAACAAGGCCACAGAATTATCAACACTTTGTGGGGCTAAGGTTGATATTCTTATGATTTCTCCAACTGGAAATCCATTTTGTTATGGAGAACCTTCTTCCAAATCTTTGGTAAGAACAAGTTTAAAGGAAGAAACTTCATCAATGGAAGATCTAATAAAAAGACAAATGGTTGAAAAACTTAATATGAAAAACGATCAATTGATGGACGAAATCCATGTAGCAAAAGCTCAACGGGAAACATTGACTGCGTCAAATAGTTCTGGTTGGTGGGAGATAAAAGAGAAAGGTAGATATGATCATAAAATTGATGAACATATAAAGAATATCACACATCAAATGATAAATGAAGTAATAAGTCAGGGAGGAGAGATTGATTCTCATG CAAATTATTTCTTAGATAAATGGAATGGATTCGGTTCAGATCCTACCTGTCGCTTTGGGAGCAACAACAATGGTTCTGAAATTGAAGCAG GTGAAAGATCAAACCATTATGATCCAAAAAATAAAGGTAAGTCTATTATGTTTGGTGGCGCAAGCGGAAGTGGAACTGAGAGTTAG